In Enoplosus armatus isolate fEnoArm2 chromosome 12, fEnoArm2.hap1, whole genome shotgun sequence, the DNA window TGTTTGGCGTCTGTGGAAACCTGCATGTCAAATTTATGCAAGAGTGAACCGGCATTTTACGGCGGCATCTGTGAGGGTAAAAAATTGCACCAATTTACCATTTCTGCTGCGGGGCACTGGCACATGGTGTCATCCTTATGTTATCTAGAGGCATTATAAAAGTAATGATTCAATTTCCTCAGGAGGTTCAGGACATGAGGCTATGTAATTGAATTGCACTTTTTGGAGTATGGCTGAAATGTAATAACTGAGGCAATAGCCCGGAGCAAAGTTTACATAATTGaataaatagataataataaataggCTGTCAACTGCTTTTACATTGACATATCATTGATATAtctgcatataaaaaaaaacccacaacagaAACAATCAGAGCAGCAGACGCATGGGAAGCACCTGTTGCACAAACAATTCCTCGCGTTTGATGGGGAAATCCTGTTTTTCTGCCtccctcttgtgtttgtgttattcaAGATGAAGGGTGCCTAATAAAAGGCTCAGAGGTCTGTAACATGACCATCCAGACCATACTGGACCAATTTCCCTCTCTGcgacggtgtgtgtgtgcctgggaGGAGGAGCTTTGTGACTCTATTCAAGCGCTGGCTACACAATGCCGCCGAACGCCAGGTGCAGTATTCTCAGTCGTCTCTGAGATAAGCATTTATAGCTGAAATTGCATTTTTGTTTACCAAAGGCTGAactgatgtactgtatgaaCGAACGCTGTTGTGCTACAGAATGAGTGTCATGAACAACAGACTGGCTTTAATGAACATTTGTTGGAGAATcatgtgtgcatttatttttacagcagCTCAGCAGAAGAGGAGTACAGTGATGGACTGGCAGTCAAGCAGTTTAATAGGCTATGGTAATTATCTTATTATGGTTTAACCTCAACTAAAAGATAGTAAGAATATAAAATGGTGTCCTGAATTAAATCAATATACAAGTGATGTTTCTGCAATCTCAAAACTCACTCTctacatttattaatttttttgcagtgtacaATGGCACTGGGTCCTGCTTGGACCGCATGAAAGTTTGTCTCAGTGATGCAGTTTGCAACAGGTACCTAGCACCTGTTCTTCAGGTGTGTATGGCAGAGCAGTGCGACCGTGACCATTGTCAGCAATCAACTCTGCAATTCTACAGCAGCATGCCGCACAATGTTGCAGAGATGCTGctcatgtgtgaatgtgaggcTTCAGATCAGAGCTGTCTGCACATGAAAAGTGCTCTGCACAGTGGCACATGTGGAGAGGAGACCTGGATCTGCCAGGATACACTTCACCAGTGTGTTCACGACAGTAACTGCAGGTATGTTGCTATTTTGTCTCTCTACAGCCATTTTAAACACTAAGAGTCtgtaaactgcagctctgtgagtctgtacTTTAGCACAGTGGtcctttgagctaaatgctaatgtcagcatgctaacatgctcacagtaacaatgctaacattctgatgtttagcaggtataatgtttactatgttcactatcttagtttagcatgttagcactaaCCATATAAATGTCTGTAACAAATTTCCATCAAAaagttttcagtcaaaaccGCGTCAACAAATGTCAACTTTAGTGGTTAAGGAAAAGTcggggatcaccagagtcattagGAGACGTCATCTAGGAGAAACAAATGTCTGTacacaatttcatggcaatccatcccacAGGCTAGTTGTCCAGATAACTAAGTCTGGACGAAGGTGATGTACTGATGGCCAGTGTTGGCTAATAAAAGTTACAAGAGAAATACTAGCGTGACCAGTTATTGTGAAGAGCTGGGGCTGGCTACATTTAGATAGTATTTTTATCTAAAGCGCTTTACAATTAGCCTCTAATTCACCCATTCACTTGCCACGATGGCAGCAAGCTACCATGCAAGATTTAGGGGTTTAGTGACTTGCCCaagtggacaggaggagccagAATAGATTTCCCAACcctttgaaaagtaaaaaaaaaaagtaagcaATGTTTGTTTGAACACACTGCAGATGTGTTGGTAATTTAAATCTAGATTTACAAGATGAATTAGTGTCTCAGGGAACATTACCACGTATTTTAACACTGGCTTTTCACAGTGGACATGTTTTTTGGTCACATCTCCAATTTGCATTCAATAAAGCTGAAATGTCAACAGgcaatcatttaaaaaaatgtcatgttctAGCTCATTCACAATCTTTTTTATTACCGGTGCAGTTGGAGAGGCTCCCGAGCCAGTTTCCCCATAATTTAAAATTGGTAACACAATTATTTAATgaattttctttaaaataatgGTCTTTCTCAGATGATGGATGTGTATTTTTCCTAAACACCCATAAAGCAAAGCACCCAGCGACTGTAcctaaaacatgttttctcttcattacCAGAGACCTGTTGAAAACTTTCCAGACCAAATGTTGGAGCTCTGAAGAAGTACAATGCAGCGACAGTGACCTCCATAATGATGAATGTTTCACCCTGATGGATCCGGCGCTCATCCTTGGTGCAGATTCTGAATGTAAAATGGCCTTCTTGGCCACTCTGGGCACAGCACTTCACTATCCTTGTACATGCAAAGGAGTACACAACGATGATCTACTGATGTGCAATATGATTCATGACGTACTTCACAATAGATCACACTTCAGTGAGTAGGATTTTAATTTACAAGACACAATTTATTTATTGGAAACATTTGAAACCATCTTTATGTGTATTTCAGTGACATCTTGGAAAAGCAGCGTAGGTCCTTCTAAACCTTCTGAAATCAATGATTCTGAGCGAGGCCGCGCATGGACACACGGTAAATTTCCATTTGAAATTCAGCACTGATTGTGGTATAAATGAGTGAATGTCTGCTGTGATTGCCTCCCTGCAACCCTCAATGATAAGCGGCTTCAgctgatggatggatagatggatatcAATTCTGTTTGTAATACATTTGatgttgaatatttttcagATTATCTACTTTATACCTTTGCAACTGTGCTACTTGTTGGAGTTGTTATATTAATGCCTCTGGCCGTTGTCAGTAAAGTATGGTAAGTACATCAACATGAAGTCGATGCAAAATATGATAAGTCTCTGATTTTTGAtgacaatactttttttttgtcttgtagGATGTTGAGAAGAAAAGATAAACCAAAACTTCACCATCCGCAGAAAAGAAACTGTGTTGTTATTCTCTGATGTTTATTCTTCTATTAAATGTACGCCATCAGATTTAGATGATGACATTTATGGGGTGGCTTTGAGTTTGTTgcgtagggttagggtttttttgttgatagaaatatactgtatatcaaaaCTTCATAGCAGCATTGTGAGatacacaatatacacaataaTATACATGATATATTTAGTACATGTCTTTTGTAGTGAACCCTGGTCTTGATAACAGATGATAATGTTGCTGTAAGAATGGTCAGTCTGAATGGCTTCTTTCTGAAGAAAATTGATTTCAAAGGGTTGATAAAACCTATATTTTTACAGTTATAAATGTTGCACATGTAAAATACTGTTGTGACAAGATCTAGTGTATATCTGAGATTTTTAAGAAAGATGCTTATGTGTGAATTCACAGGATTGATCTAAAGTCTTAAGTTATTAATCTTTTCAACTGTTTCACATTGACTTGGACAATCAATCAgtctaagaaaaaaaataaaactcctgACACATTTGAGATTACATTATGTCATCAGTTGCCTTTTTGTGATGATTTATTGGAGGCTTCCAGTGTATCTGATAATAAACTTCACCCTGAACCTTCTCAGTCTCAGTTCGTTCAAAATGCTGTATTACATGCTGTATTTTGATCCACAAAGAGGCGCTTTTAAAGGAAAGCCTGCATTTTATCCTTTTAACATCCTTGTTTTCAGAAAGATCACAATTAAATCTTTTGTTGCTCTTTGAAacacttacagtaaatgttttgataGAGCAAGttttgctgaaacaattaatcctCACTTACTGTAACTGAAAGCAAGAACAGTAGTATGCAGTGTATAAAGTTACAATGCATTTCACATTGTGTGCCAATTAGTTCATTTCACAGGGAATCTACTTAAAGCTGTACAtcataaatatatcatataattgtacacaaaaacaacagccagTCAAGCCAAGCCATCTGTATACAAACACCAGGACTTAAAAGTATTTTAGCTAACAGAGAGCCAGTTGTATCATTTCTGTACAAAAAAATGACAGTTATGATGAAGTTTGTATTTCTATGCGAATTATCTACAAGTGAGGCTGGACTGTCTGTTTAGATTCAATGTTTCACCTGACCAACATGTCTGGACTGGGGGAGGAAGCTGCACCAGAGGACACCCACACGGACTTGGGagtaaacacacaggcacacagaaaGACCCCCGCTAGCTGGAAGCCAGAACATGCCTGCTGCGAGGCCTTGAGTCaaccacaaaatgtaaataatgtaaataaaagagGGGAAGAGTTGGATGGAAGGTGAAGAGTTTGCTTTGATCTGGACGCTTTTTGCCAGACGCTTCTTCTAGTTTTTTCTTTGTCTACTTCTGTTCTGCATCAAACTCTCCTTCTTTCATGAGAGTCTCCTCAAGCTTATTTTGTGAcctcttatttctttttcatcttttccatcATCTCTCTTTGTCTCGACTTCTTGTCCAAGAAGGTGaaccttttcttcttccaggACGTCTTGTCTCTCTCAAAGTCACTCAGTTTCCTGGGAGGGTTTCAGAAGTGCTCTTTACCTCTCATTTTCCTCCCACAGGATGATGTTCTGAGAGGTTAGGTTATTGTTTGGAGCTTTAGCTGAAAAAAGGGTTTGTCTAAGTGCCTGCAGGACTGGAAGCCTGCGTGTGAGATTCACCCTCACCATGATCCTGCATCACTTAGTGTTGTGTGATGGCTGCTGCTGGCAGCCCGAGGGCAGCTTGTATGTCCAATTGTATCTCTTGGCCTTTTGGCTGGAAGGCAGAAATATACAGGTGGTGTACCACCCGAACTTGTTGTAACTAGTTGTTAAGGAACTCTTTCAGCATATTCAAACAACTgaataaacttttaaaatatattttaaaatctaaataatagATTGACACAAACACTTGATGCACACATTAATGTatctctcaggatgaattgcaataacttgctgatcccctgacttttcacatCACACCATTTCCAGGACTTTGGTTTAtttaccaaatacctgcaaaaatatTTCTTGTACTTTGTGCTCTGTGCTACTTattaaatgttagcatgctaacatgctaaactaagatagtggACATAAATGATGCTGACTAAACATCAGCTTGGTAACATTGCCACGGTGACCATGTTAGCtcactgatgttagcattaagctcaaagTACAGATACATATCTGTACAGCTGAAGTAAAAAGGCACCAACTGTATTAATAAGAATCAGGCCACCAACACTGAGTTGGTTGGTTTATGAAAATCCTCCTTTGTCTGATCAGCTTTTGACAAGGTGTCAACACACCCCCAGTAATATGTTATAAGATCTTGAGAGGAAAGAGATTTCTCATCTCCATGCGAGTCTGAATCAAAACCCCACTTTGAGAGATATTGTGTCATAATGCTAATCCCCAGCCTCTAAAAAAGACCCAGATAAAAGTGCATCAACCTTTAAAAAACCttcacagcagaaaagaaacataCGATCACTATTATATTATACCATAGCAATCAGCAAGTGAGGGAAGTAAATGTGCATGTTCTTATATAAAATTGTACAAGatcttttctgcagtttttACTACCagtaaaactgtattttgtctttcaaatgATTCATCCTATTGAATGTTTGTTATTTAATCTTTCAAAGTTTCACAAGCTTGCTCATTATTGGATTGCTGTCATCTGATTTCCATTTGTTTACAAGCAGATCTTTCCCCAAAACATCTCCTCGAGCATGTGTGGCAGGACGTGAATGCATCATTTTTGGTAATTCTTTGCTTATGTGATGAAGATGGACCATTGTGGGTAGGCAATTAccacattttaatacatttcatgCAAATCTACCATTCCTCTCACACATCTATCCATTAAAGATTCTCCAGTCCCAGTTTGCACTCTGAGTCCTGACGGATTTCATGCTTTCATAATTAAATGGACTGGAATATAAGGTGATTGCAATTATCTGTTGTAATCACTTCATAATTAACTAGCTAGATAGAAAACCAGGGGTACCCTGAGTCCTGAGGACCGGGGCCCAAAGGACCAGGAAAGAGACATCCACAAtaaattttcttctttttttctttatttgaatcACCTTAATCCTCCAGATAATTAATTCATAACTGATTAAAATTTTACTCAAGCacaatatatacagtgtttATTCTTTGCCATCTTGCTTTAAATAACATCTCATTAAAATTCAGTGACACATTCCATTTTTACCGTTtctattttattatgttttacagATTGCACAGTAGGATGTAAACAGACAGGAGGGACATGAGAAAAGGCAACCACATTTGactttacattcacacagatcCTCCCAGACAGTAGTTTATGTCATGGTAAAAGTTTTTTAATGGCAAAAAAACTATTAAGGGGCACTTCTTAAATGATCTTTGGCAACCCTGAGGGCAGAAACTCTTCGGAGACTGCTTTTAAAAGGTTATATGTGTGGTAGTTTGAGAGGAGTCTTCTTCTCAATTGCTATTCTCGGATGTGAACGGGTAGGACAAGATGAAAAGGACTTAAGGAGTAAAGTGCATAAAGAGATACTCATATTCAAAAAGCAGGTTTTTTGCAGCTTCTATATTTATTCAAATCATTATCACCACAAGTGTTTTTGTGGTGATAATAAATTGAGTTCAGTAAGTAATCAAAAGCAGACTAAATTCTTATTCTGTTACTTTATTTTCTAAGGCCACTGAGATagaaaaagtaataaaagtgaCTGGCCTTTACTGGCTTTATTtgtcagagggaaataaataTGACGTGGTTTTAAAATAGAAGTGAATAATTCAGCCTTTAAAAAGGCCAGTAGATACACCACTCATCAAGTCATCAATCCAGACATTTATCACAAAATAATACTCTTCTTGATAGTTGTTTATCTGCCTCTATAAGCCTTTCCTTGCTCTTTTGTAATGTCCAATGTCAAGTGAAAAATAAGCCAAATTAAGATGATTCAGTCAATAATAATGGTCCTTCCAGTCCTAACAGACTCCAAAATGTGGAAATGAATTGAAAGGTAAGGAACTTGAAATAGTTGATCATGGaccacaaaacacaatgttgaTGAGATTATTTGGGTGAGATACCTCCGAGAATTTAGAACAAGGAACAACGCACTTCAAATACAGAAGCAACAGATCTGGAGGCAGCAACAACAAGGGAAGCACTTTAAAGGGAACACAGTCAAATACTCAAATGCACAATATGTCATTTCTGCTGCTAAGGGTCTCTCAATcagaacaataacaaaagacgtAGTTTGATGGTGTTGTGAGTAGCATAGGAGTTGCCTACccatacagctactgtagctaatgTTATCTGACAAATTCAATCTTGGGGTAGCCCAGCGCTGTTATCAGTGGTCAAAAcgataaaaaatatattttatgagCGTGTTGAACGTTGTTGTAACGTTACCATACACATCATCTTGGTGGCTGGCATGAGCCACTTGTCAGAGTAGCACATCGCTGTAAGCTAGATCGATACTGaaatcatatcatatcaataaatTACTGGATTACTGCTGCAGAATGGCATGcaattaatgaaaaaatgaaaaatgctgtaTTACTGACTTtgtattccttccttcctcactctctgaTGTATCATGTAGTGATTCCCATGTTTCCCCGGAAGTTATAGCAACTAGAGGGAGTAAAGGGGATATAACGCCACTGACAGGCGACCAAATGAAGTGACTTGAATAAAATTACAGATTTATGTGGGTTTGAACATTCCtttacagaaacacatcacagtgCCCTGCCTCTTGCCTGGGCAACCTTGGAGTTTGTCTTGCGATTTAAAGCATTGCAGATGAAGTCACCTGCCTCTAAAACTTTGGCAAGGTTCACcccctgcaaaaaaaacaaaaaaaaaagattgtagTATCAGTTAAAATGCAATGACTATAAGGTGATTTGAGGATGAGATGAACAAAAAGTGTTTACTTAAAGGCAACCCACACATTAATTTAAATGGAGTTGTGCAACAGGTGATAAAAACTAAACTGTAGTGACGACGTTTCACCAGCAGGGGTAGGAATTGTTAAATAAATAGCTCCTGAGACTGGGCATGCAACACTGTGGGCTTGTGCAAGTTGTGTAAAACCACTgatatt includes these proteins:
- the gfral gene encoding GDNF family receptor alpha-like — translated: MQLIRLEAAVILGIVFPQIFSMSPPLSDCLASVETCMSNLCKSEPAFYGGICEDEGCLIKGSEVCNMTIQTILDQFPSLRRCVCAWEEELCDSIQALATQCRRTPAAQQKRSTVMDWQSSSLIGYVYNGTGSCLDRMKVCLSDAVCNRYLAPVLQVCMAEQCDRDHCQQSTLQFYSSMPHNVAEMLLMCECEASDQSCLHMKSALHSGTCGEETWICQDTLHQCVHDSNCRDLLKTFQTKCWSSEEVQCSDSDLHNDECFTLMDPALILGADSECKMAFLATLGTALHYPCTCKGVHNDDLLMCNMIHDVLHNRSHFMTSWKSSVGPSKPSEINDSERGRAWTHDYLLYTFATVLLVGVVILMPLAVVSKVWMLRRKDKPKLHHPQKRNCVVIL